In the Nitrospirales bacterium LBB_01 genome, one interval contains:
- a CDS encoding SCO family protein, with amino-acid sequence MKFALLVLLIVSLFGANAAEADMKSPNEKATLNTALPSVMLIDSYGKTVSLKEIIGGKVLIISLIYTKCQTACLLITDSVLSVVDKVEGQGENYNVLTLTFDPNDDQKQLEEFRHIWRLDKKRGWTVARGEKSEVDTLLKALDFHYALDGETGEFLHPNMLIVITPKGKISKYIYGVNYDENNLKASILAAKKEGSSLSLTEGVLLWCYRYDPLTGAYIFDWALVCELIGGITFFISIPFFFWGRLVLSKIKTLSAKIFLRRSFSDS; translated from the coding sequence GTGAAATTTGCCCTGCTTGTCCTCTTAATAGTGAGTCTATTTGGAGCTAACGCTGCGGAGGCTGATATGAAGTCGCCTAATGAAAAGGCGACTCTCAACACAGCCCTCCCAAGTGTTATGCTCATTGACTCGTACGGAAAGACAGTTTCACTTAAGGAGATAATTGGCGGTAAGGTACTGATAATCAGCCTTATCTACACAAAATGTCAAACCGCCTGTCTTCTTATTACAGACAGTGTTCTAAGTGTGGTGGATAAAGTTGAAGGTCAGGGTGAGAACTATAACGTTCTCACCCTGACCTTTGATCCAAATGACGACCAAAAGCAGCTTGAAGAGTTCAGGCATATCTGGCGACTTGACAAAAAGCGCGGCTGGACAGTTGCACGCGGAGAAAAGAGCGAGGTTGATACGCTCCTTAAAGCCTTAGATTTCCACTACGCCTTAGATGGCGAGACCGGTGAGTTTTTGCACCCAAACATGCTGATTGTAATCACTCCTAAGGGTAAAATCTCAAAGTACATCTATGGTGTAAATTATGATGAGAATAACTTAAAGGCCAGCATTTTAGCTGCAAAAAAGGAGGGCTCATCACTTAGTCTCACTGAGGGTGTGCTCCTTTGGTGCTATCGTTATGATCCTCTAACTGGGGCATACATTTTTGACTGGGCGCTTGTATGTGAACTAATCGGAGGGATAACTTTTTTCATCTCCATACCTTTTTTCTTTTGGGGCAGACTGGTACTGTCAAAAATTAAAACTCTCTCCGCTAAGATTTTCCTCAGACGTAGTTTCTCAGATAGTTAA
- the tilS gene encoding tRNA lysidine(34) synthetase TilS yields MATIAKVRNTILLHSMLNPSETVLVGLSGGADSVCLLHVLKSLNLNLNLHTLYVDHRMRPQETPAEIEFCTNLCKSIDIPFEVRTIADSQLIKHNKQETLRNLRYQIFEDAASELNASKVALGHNMDDQAETILINLLRGSGMKGLSGIPPVRGTFIRPIIALRRYEIEHYLKSKGISFITDSSNLKSDYLRNKVRLSLIPYLAKEFNSEIVQTLVNTGEIIRCEDSFMSKLTAQKTIALTATKTDTTVELFLLPLGGMETAILRRTLRTAINSVKSLRRISYVHIYEIIKLIKTGKAGDCIVLPSGVKAIKGYSTVRITTEQPVKIGSYELSIPGSVIIKETGVVINASVSAEFIHCEGQYQICLDASKINENLTVRARMPGDFFYPKGVGGKRKLQDFFVDEKIHRHTRDSIPLILSGQDLIWVAGLRADERYSVSDDTTVFLKLEMTATDG; encoded by the coding sequence GTGGCAACCATAGCTAAGGTAAGAAACACTATCCTGCTGCATTCCATGCTGAATCCCTCTGAGACCGTATTAGTGGGACTCTCCGGAGGTGCAGATTCCGTGTGTCTGCTCCATGTGCTTAAATCTCTAAATTTAAATCTTAACCTGCATACCTTATACGTTGACCACAGAATGAGACCGCAGGAAACTCCAGCTGAGATAGAATTCTGTACCAACTTATGCAAATCTATTGACATACCATTTGAGGTCAGAACTATTGCCGATTCTCAGTTGATAAAACATAACAAACAAGAAACCTTGAGAAATCTGCGATATCAGATATTTGAAGATGCTGCATCAGAGTTAAACGCATCTAAGGTTGCCCTTGGTCATAACATGGACGATCAGGCTGAGACGATTTTAATAAACCTGCTAAGAGGCTCTGGTATGAAGGGGCTTTCTGGAATCCCACCGGTAAGGGGAACTTTTATAAGGCCAATTATTGCACTAAGAAGATATGAAATTGAGCATTATCTTAAATCAAAGGGTATCTCGTTTATTACTGATTCCTCAAATCTTAAGTCAGACTACCTGAGAAACAAAGTACGCCTGTCGTTAATACCATATCTCGCAAAAGAGTTTAACTCTGAGATTGTACAAACACTTGTAAACACAGGTGAGATAATAAGATGCGAGGACTCTTTTATGAGCAAACTTACCGCTCAAAAAACCATTGCCTTGACAGCCACAAAAACTGATACAACGGTTGAGCTTTTTCTTTTGCCGCTTGGAGGAATGGAGACTGCCATACTGAGGCGCACACTGAGGACTGCCATTAACTCGGTCAAATCACTTAGAAGAATAAGTTATGTCCACATTTATGAAATCATAAAACTCATAAAAACCGGCAAAGCTGGTGATTGCATTGTGTTACCCTCCGGTGTTAAGGCAATCAAGGGGTATTCCACAGTGCGGATAACCACTGAGCAGCCAGTGAAAATTGGCAGCTATGAGTTAAGCATTCCCGGTTCGGTTATAATAAAAGAGACCGGTGTAGTTATCAATGCCTCAGTAAGCGCTGAATTTATTCATTGCGAGGGGCAGTATCAGATATGTTTGGATGCCAGCAAAATCAACGAAAATCTGACAGTACGGGCAAGGATGCCGGGTGATTTTTTCTATCCAAAGGGAGTAGGAGGGAAAAGAAAACTTCAGGATTTTTTTGTTGATGAAAAAATCCACAGACACACAAGAGATTCAATACCTCTTATACTATCCGGTCAGGATTTAATATGGGTAGCAGGTCTCAGGGCTGATGAGCGATACTCTGTAAGTGATGACACAACCGTGTTTCTTAAACTTGAGATGACTGCAACAGACGGATAA
- a CDS encoding TIR domain-containing protein, with amino-acid sequence MELTAEYKVEDDATVPVVDVFHLIHENHARNASELNLSYMKLTELPPEIGELTHLKELYIHNNRLMSLPSEIGNLTNLQILWVGNNYLTTLPAEIGNLINLKVLRINNNNLTALPMEIEKLTKLQTLWINENLLTSLPLGIEKLTKLQTLWLNGTLLTELSPEIGKLTNLKLLSLDGNRLKALPKSIENLIHLQELLLNYNMFDEFPPEILKLVNLTVLSLSGNALKKLPPEIRKIKKLQTFNISSNQITAIVPDIINLTSLTKLNIDNNPLVTPPVEIALRGVDAVKEYFRSLKKIENHYTNIAKRPSDKAEINPSEKIYEAKLLIVGQGGVGKTSIVRRLIDNTFSDTDYPTMGIEVKQMTLKHQDLPELKLNVWDFGGQEIYHATHQFFLTKRSVYMLVWDARQEDEYGRLEHWLNVIRVFGEDSPVILVINKCEQYPGDINLKDLKEKFPGIIKGFYCISCKTPGKGHDSFDKLKADIAKIASELPHMGSVWLEPWIKIREKFENDPQTHIPYGQFHSLCVEQNIDEKEETLLDDYLHDLGVFLHFKDDIILQNTIIIKPSWVTNAVYKVVSSRAVLEREGILYETDLPDIWKDGYPHETYGTLLSLMKNFELSFSIEGTRNHVIASALALDSIDIEYNLRDSSKVIYDYNFLPKTIIPRLIVRAHDMITRRNGKYLCWRTGVILERVTDGIETRAYIKAYPNDKKLEIVVNGKNKLEFFTIIRNHLENIHKITKKLDVELKIPCVCNTDCKHMFKYSFLIKLQEQGINDVFCEITANSVSIRKLFAGIKREGGQRMTDRERGHTDALKEETFDVFITHSSKDVGFIKNNILPDFRSKGIHYWIDSEQIYPGDQITKKIDTGLRNSKYVLVCLSTNLGKSNWSRAEYAFVLHQFFKETTDKKIIPLKLDNCKDSDIPPLLSDIKWTEYSDTKSYVELLDFLKNN; translated from the coding sequence ATGGAACTAACGGCAGAGTATAAAGTCGAGGATGATGCAACAGTACCAGTAGTGGATGTCTTTCATTTAATCCATGAAAACCATGCAAGAAATGCGTCAGAACTAAATTTATCATACATGAAATTAACAGAGTTGCCGCCGGAAATTGGAGAGCTTACACACTTAAAAGAGCTTTATATTCATAATAATCGTCTGATGTCGCTTCCCTCAGAAATTGGAAACCTTACTAATTTACAAATTCTCTGGGTTGGTAACAATTACCTTACAACTCTTCCCGCAGAGATTGGAAACCTCATAAACCTGAAAGTCCTGCGCATAAACAACAATAACCTTACAGCGTTGCCGATGGAAATTGAAAAATTAACAAAACTGCAAACTTTATGGATTAATGAAAATCTTCTGACAAGCCTGCCCTTAGGGATTGAAAAATTAACGAAACTACAAACTCTCTGGCTTAACGGCACACTTTTGACAGAGTTGTCCCCTGAGATTGGTAAACTCACAAATTTAAAATTGCTGTCTCTTGATGGTAACCGCTTGAAAGCACTTCCTAAAAGTATAGAAAACCTTATACACTTGCAAGAACTGCTGCTTAACTACAATATGTTTGATGAGTTTCCGCCTGAGATTTTAAAACTTGTGAACTTAACTGTGCTTTCCCTAAGCGGTAACGCTCTTAAAAAACTCCCGCCGGAAATTAGAAAAATTAAAAAACTGCAAACTTTTAATATCAGCTCTAACCAAATAACAGCTATCGTCCCTGACATAATAAATCTCACCAGTCTTACAAAGTTAAACATAGACAACAACCCGCTTGTAACTCCTCCGGTTGAAATTGCTTTGAGGGGGGTGGATGCTGTGAAAGAATATTTCAGGTCTCTGAAAAAGATAGAAAATCATTATACTAACATCGCCAAAAGGCCCAGTGACAAGGCTGAAATAAATCCCTCAGAGAAAATATATGAGGCAAAACTTCTGATTGTTGGTCAGGGCGGAGTTGGAAAAACAAGTATTGTAAGACGACTAATTGACAACACTTTCTCGGATACCGACTACCCCACAATGGGAATAGAAGTTAAGCAAATGACTTTAAAACATCAGGACTTGCCGGAGTTGAAACTAAATGTCTGGGATTTTGGCGGTCAGGAGATATATCACGCAACGCATCAGTTTTTCCTGACAAAGCGCTCTGTGTATATGCTTGTGTGGGACGCCAGACAGGAGGATGAGTACGGGCGGCTTGAGCACTGGCTAAACGTGATAAGAGTGTTTGGCGAAGACAGCCCTGTTATCCTGGTTATCAACAAGTGTGAACAGTACCCGGGCGATATTAATCTGAAGGACCTTAAGGAAAAATTTCCTGGAATAATAAAGGGTTTCTATTGCATCAGCTGTAAAACCCCAGGGAAAGGGCATGACAGTTTTGATAAGCTAAAAGCCGATATAGCAAAAATTGCAAGCGAACTTCCGCACATGGGCAGTGTGTGGTTAGAGCCGTGGATAAAAATCAGAGAGAAATTTGAAAATGACCCCCAAACGCATATTCCTTATGGGCAATTCCATAGTCTGTGCGTAGAGCAAAACATAGACGAAAAAGAGGAAACGCTGCTTGATGACTACCTTCACGATTTGGGAGTATTTTTACACTTCAAGGATGACATTATTTTACAGAATACGATAATAATAAAACCCTCATGGGTAACAAACGCCGTGTATAAAGTAGTGTCTTCAAGAGCGGTTTTAGAGAGAGAGGGAATTTTATATGAGACAGATTTGCCGGATATTTGGAAAGACGGTTATCCACATGAAACGTATGGTACTCTTTTAAGTTTAATGAAGAACTTTGAGCTTTCGTTTTCCATTGAGGGGACAAGAAATCACGTAATAGCAAGCGCTTTGGCATTGGATAGCATAGACATTGAGTATAACCTCAGAGACAGCAGCAAGGTGATATATGACTATAATTTTTTGCCTAAAACAATCATCCCCAGATTAATCGTCAGAGCGCATGATATGATTACACGAAGAAACGGTAAATATTTATGTTGGCGCACAGGCGTGATATTAGAGCGGGTCACAGACGGTATTGAAACACGTGCCTATATAAAGGCATATCCAAACGACAAGAAACTTGAAATAGTTGTTAATGGTAAAAACAAACTGGAATTTTTTACTATCATACGAAACCACCTTGAAAATATTCACAAAATAACCAAAAAACTTGATGTTGAGTTAAAAATCCCGTGCGTTTGCAACACTGATTGTAAACACATGTTTAAGTATTCATTTCTTATTAAATTACAGGAACAAGGCATAAACGATGTTTTTTGTGAAATAACAGCAAATTCGGTATCAATCAGAAAACTTTTTGCAGGCATTAAACGAGAAGGGGGACAGAGAATGACTGACCGTGAAAGAGGCCATACTGATGCGTTAAAAGAGGAGACGTTTGACGTGTTTATCACCCATTCATCAAAGGATGTAGGCTTTATAAAGAACAATATCTTGCCGGATTTCAGAAGCAAAGGAATTCATTATTGGATTGACAGTGAACAAATATACCCAGGTGATCAAATTACTAAAAAGATAGATACCGGCTTGCGCAACAGCAAATATGTTTTGGTCTGTCTAAGCACAAATCTTGGCAAATCCAACTGGAGTAGAGCAGAATATGCGTTTGTTTTACACCAGTTTTTTAAAGAAACTACAGACAAGAAAATTATTCCGTTAAAGCTGGATAATTGTAAGGACAGTGATATTCCTCCTTTGCTCAGTGATATAAAGTGGACTGAGTATTCTGACACGAAATCATACGTTGAATTGCTGGATTTCCTTAAAAATAACTAA
- a CDS encoding adenylate/guanylate cyclase domain-containing protein, which translates to MKIDKKLEDKYKKDIAVMFTDLKGSTTLADVEGDISAMILLQKNKEIIIPIIRKNKGVLVKTMGDGTLSYFTSSNDALASAIQIIGDAALANKNVKPVHRLNIRIGIHKGKCIMEKNDIFGDVVNVASRFEKLAVPCEIALSEDTYISLCQELQLRCQLDTITSIDGKKAPFKIYRVRNTEALQESEKKCYNADYIPYSLLKDKLNPQEVFSINAGELIIGRSSKCDIVLKEEYISRQHAKIIRDHDSVFIEDLNSMAGICINGEKITRPRKLKNGDEIRFGHKVMIYENPMEEDGGSTVPIL; encoded by the coding sequence ATGAAAATTGATAAGAAGCTGGAGGATAAATATAAAAAAGACATTGCTGTGATGTTTACTGATTTGAAGGGTTCCACCACACTTGCCGACGTTGAGGGAGACATTAGCGCTATGATTTTACTCCAAAAAAATAAAGAAATAATCATTCCAATAATCAGAAAGAACAAAGGAGTATTGGTAAAAACCATGGGAGACGGCACACTTTCTTACTTCACAAGCTCAAATGATGCGCTGGCCTCAGCAATTCAAATCATAGGTGATGCGGCACTAGCTAATAAAAATGTAAAGCCCGTCCACAGGCTAAATATACGTATTGGGATTCACAAGGGTAAGTGTATAATGGAGAAAAATGATATTTTTGGAGATGTGGTAAATGTCGCATCACGGTTTGAGAAATTAGCGGTTCCCTGTGAGATTGCACTTTCTGAGGATACCTATATCAGTTTGTGTCAAGAGTTACAATTAAGGTGCCAACTTGACACTATAACCAGCATAGACGGCAAGAAGGCGCCTTTCAAAATATACAGAGTACGTAATACCGAAGCGCTTCAGGAATCAGAAAAAAAATGTTACAACGCAGATTATATTCCGTACTCACTGCTAAAAGACAAATTGAATCCTCAGGAGGTGTTTTCCATAAACGCCGGAGAGCTTATTATCGGACGCTCATCTAAGTGTGACATTGTTCTTAAGGAGGAGTATATTTCAAGACAGCACGCTAAAATTATAAGAGACCATGATTCGGTATTTATTGAAGACTTAAATTCTATGGCCGGAATTTGTATCAACGGTGAGAAAATTACCCGCCCGCGTAAATTAAAAAACGGCGATGAGATAAGGTTTGGTCATAAAGTTATGATTTATGAAAATCCTATGGAGGAAGACGGCGGGTCAACTGTTCCAATCTTATAG
- a CDS encoding response regulator, which translates to MGVAIVVVDDSRSARRVLCREIQELFTEKNITIDEAVNGIEALQFARSGKYDLMFLDLTMPVMDGYEVLKAIKSEGLSIKVIVLSADIQPKAQQLVKELGALEFLCKPLDCDTVLEVLREHNFI; encoded by the coding sequence ATGGGAGTGGCTATAGTTGTGGTGGATGATTCAAGAAGTGCAAGAAGGGTTCTGTGCAGAGAAATACAGGAGTTATTTACTGAAAAAAATATTACAATTGATGAGGCAGTAAACGGCATAGAGGCACTGCAGTTTGCCCGAAGCGGCAAGTATGACCTGATGTTTTTGGATTTGACAATGCCTGTGATGGATGGATATGAGGTGTTAAAAGCAATAAAATCTGAAGGGCTTAGTATAAAAGTTATAGTGCTCTCTGCTGATATTCAACCAAAAGCTCAGCAATTGGTTAAGGAATTGGGTGCACTGGAGTTTCTGTGCAAACCACTTGATTGTGATACCGTTTTAGAAGTCCTCAGGGAGCATAATTTTATATGA
- a CDS encoding diguanylate cyclase produces MDSNVLRIIVQDISVGVVVLDQAYTIVVWNKFMEKHSWLRSEEVVGRNIFDAFPYLPKEWLDLKLRSVFLLKNFSFTSWRQRPYLFKFAHSQPITGSAEFMYQDCVFLPVLDASCEKDYATIVIQDMTNVAQYEKQLDELKEINSTLEQLSQYDILTSAFNRRYMEKQLEQEFTKSKRYGNVFTVAMLDIDFFKKVNDTHGHQAGDEVLRQVTKIVKTELRLSDVLARYGGEEFLVVLTETDIQTAAFVCDRIRQRVEDSSVEFNRNTIKVTISLGLSSFKDTLTDYLQLVNEADIALYRSKKEGRNRLTIFTDQ; encoded by the coding sequence ATGGACAGTAATGTATTACGTATTATAGTGCAGGATATAAGTGTCGGGGTTGTGGTGCTGGATCAGGCATACACAATAGTCGTATGGAATAAGTTTATGGAAAAACACAGTTGGCTGCGCTCTGAGGAGGTAGTCGGCCGTAATATATTTGATGCTTTTCCGTATTTGCCTAAAGAGTGGCTGGATTTAAAATTAAGAAGTGTTTTTCTGCTAAAGAATTTCTCATTCACATCGTGGCGGCAGCGTCCGTATCTGTTTAAGTTTGCTCACAGCCAGCCGATTACCGGCTCCGCAGAGTTTATGTATCAGGACTGTGTGTTTTTGCCTGTATTGGACGCATCTTGTGAAAAAGACTATGCAACAATCGTTATTCAGGACATGACCAACGTTGCCCAGTATGAAAAGCAGCTTGATGAGTTAAAAGAGATAAATTCCACTCTTGAACAATTAAGTCAATACGACATACTTACCTCAGCTTTTAACCGCAGGTATATGGAAAAACAATTGGAGCAGGAGTTCACTAAGTCCAAAAGATATGGAAATGTGTTTACTGTTGCAATGCTCGACATTGATTTTTTCAAAAAAGTAAACGATACCCACGGACATCAGGCCGGAGATGAGGTGCTGCGGCAGGTAACAAAAATCGTCAAAACAGAGCTGCGGCTCTCTGATGTATTGGCAAGGTATGGAGGGGAGGAGTTTCTGGTTGTATTAACTGAAACAGATATCCAGACGGCCGCTTTTGTTTGCGACAGAATCCGGCAGCGGGTAGAGGATAGTTCTGTGGAGTTCAACAGAAATACTATAAAAGTTACCATAAGTCTTGGACTATCCAGCTTTAAAGACACTTTGACTGATTACTTGCAACTGGTAAATGAGGCAGACATTGCCCTTTATAGATCAAAAAAAGAGGGACGCAACAGACTTACCATATTTACAGATCAATGA
- a CDS encoding B12-binding domain-containing radical SAM protein, whose protein sequence is MISFNMPIVPKKINKVALIYPVKTFMPPLGLMTITTVLRKLGKEVAIFSVFDYEYIERAQVPEHVLDQLRRFAPDMIGIGFMSAEWLPGKVIIERLSEVYKDVPIVAGGRHPSSFPQDVLQWGADYVVVGEGETTITYLIDALEAGNGLGEIHGLSFFDDDGKQFFKPGGKEKADLDIVPAYDIVPYQNFIDARLALVGRYVKAGWLSTSRGCFSKCIYCRDPNFGKGLRFRSLDSVKEDIKFQSTHYDLTCFLIIDEMFAIREQRVLEFCNMFIEIQKELNRKLHFAASARIDTLTESMVEAMKAAGCIQLSFGLESGSQRIHDFLQTNKNVETATRSFSILKGSGIDIFVNLIVGVPGETEYDIRETLELIKRFKPETVGVSYLTAYPGTPLFEMALEKGWLKQSDLDSLIYKHTFGESQLHCGIEPSVLKRRKQQLYNATLRSTMLNLFKGYESIALIRDMLLLGLRDFAGASSLIKSAFRFDIDKAKEIYRLLLFRDRILKDTRI, encoded by the coding sequence GTGATAAGTTTTAACATGCCTATAGTACCAAAGAAAATTAATAAAGTCGCACTTATCTATCCCGTTAAGACATTTATGCCCCCGCTGGGACTTATGACGATTACAACCGTGCTGAGAAAACTTGGCAAAGAGGTTGCAATATTTTCTGTTTTTGATTACGAGTATATAGAAAGAGCACAAGTTCCTGAACATGTTTTGGATCAATTAAGACGATTTGCTCCTGATATGATAGGAATAGGTTTTATGTCTGCCGAGTGGCTTCCAGGCAAGGTTATCATAGAGCGTTTAAGTGAGGTTTATAAGGATGTGCCTATAGTAGCTGGAGGCCGCCATCCTTCAAGTTTCCCGCAGGATGTTTTACAGTGGGGAGCCGATTATGTAGTCGTAGGAGAGGGAGAAACCACCATTACATATCTAATCGATGCGCTGGAGGCTGGAAATGGTTTGGGTGAAATCCATGGACTGAGTTTTTTTGATGATGATGGAAAACAGTTTTTTAAACCAGGGGGAAAGGAAAAGGCAGATTTGGATATAGTGCCTGCATATGATATTGTACCTTACCAGAATTTTATAGATGCGCGTTTAGCATTAGTGGGAAGGTATGTCAAGGCTGGGTGGCTGTCCACTAGTCGTGGGTGTTTTAGTAAATGTATTTATTGCCGTGATCCTAATTTTGGCAAAGGACTACGTTTTCGTTCATTAGATTCGGTTAAAGAGGACATAAAGTTCCAATCAACACACTACGATCTTACTTGCTTTTTAATTATAGACGAAATGTTTGCAATAAGGGAACAACGAGTGCTTGAGTTCTGTAATATGTTTATCGAAATACAAAAAGAGTTAAATAGAAAGCTACATTTTGCAGCTTCGGCCAGGATTGATACCCTTACAGAGTCGATGGTTGAAGCAATGAAGGCAGCCGGCTGCATACAGTTGAGCTTTGGATTGGAGTCTGGGAGTCAGAGGATACATGACTTTCTCCAAACTAATAAGAACGTTGAGACTGCAACTCGCTCTTTTAGCATTTTGAAAGGCTCAGGGATTGATATTTTCGTAAATCTGATAGTTGGAGTGCCTGGAGAGACCGAGTATGATATCAGGGAAACTCTGGAGCTGATTAAACGCTTTAAACCAGAAACAGTCGGAGTTAGCTACCTGACAGCTTACCCTGGCACACCTTTGTTTGAAATGGCATTGGAGAAAGGTTGGCTTAAACAAAGCGATTTAGACTCGCTCATATATAAACACACCTTTGGTGAATCACAGCTCCATTGCGGCATAGAGCCATCGGTACTAAAACGAAGGAAACAGCAGTTATATAACGCTACACTCCGCTCTACCATGTTAAACCTCTTTAAGGGATATGAATCTATTGCCCTTATCAGAGATATGTTGTTATTGGGTTTAAGAGATTTTGCCGGAGCATCGTCACTAATTAAATCTGCATTCCGCTTTGATATTGACAAAGCAAAAGAAATATACCGGCTTCTGCTATTTAGAGACAGGATATTAAAAGATACAAGGATTTGA
- a CDS encoding NAD(P)-dependent oxidoreductase: MNKRVIITGATGFVGANLTRALLKQGHDVHLFLRQNFNSWRIDSITNDVHIHEVELSNEEQLTQKMKEIKSDWIFHLAVHGAYSWQTDLYKIIETNITGTVALVCAAVKTGFEAFINTGSSSEYGYKSDAPKETDCPEPNSYYAVAKTSATMFCAYMAKQHKVNISTLRLYSAYGPFEEPNRLIPTLIINGLHGKLPQLVRPDISRDYIYIDDITDLYTLIATKHTSELGAIYNVGTGVQTTLREIVEIIRAMFKIKELPVWGSMPERLWDTDIWRCDNSKIQETFLWTPRYSLKEGLNITKEWLETDEYLSKYESRG; the protein is encoded by the coding sequence ATGAACAAAAGAGTAATTATTACCGGAGCTACAGGCTTTGTGGGCGCTAACCTGACAAGAGCACTCCTTAAGCAAGGACATGATGTGCACCTATTCCTTCGTCAAAATTTTAATTCATGGCGAATTGACAGTATCACAAACGATGTGCACATTCATGAGGTTGAGCTTTCAAATGAAGAACAACTCACCCAAAAAATGAAAGAAATCAAATCTGACTGGATTTTTCATCTTGCCGTTCATGGAGCTTATTCATGGCAGACAGACTTGTATAAAATTATAGAGACAAACATTACAGGGACTGTTGCTCTGGTTTGTGCGGCGGTAAAGACCGGATTTGAGGCATTTATTAATACCGGCAGCTCATCGGAGTATGGCTATAAGAGTGATGCTCCTAAGGAGACCGACTGCCCAGAGCCAAACAGCTATTACGCTGTTGCAAAAACCTCTGCCACAATGTTTTGCGCCTATATGGCAAAACAACACAAGGTAAACATATCAACACTGAGACTTTATTCTGCTTATGGTCCCTTTGAGGAACCTAACAGGCTAATTCCCACTCTGATTATTAATGGACTTCACGGTAAACTGCCACAACTGGTACGGCCTGATATTTCAAGGGACTACATATACATAGATGACATCACAGACCTTTATACACTTATTGCAACAAAACACACCTCTGAGTTGGGGGCAATATACAACGTTGGGACAGGAGTTCAAACCACACTGAGAGAGATAGTGGAAATAATAAGAGCGATGTTTAAAATCAAGGAACTCCCTGTATGGGGCAGTATGCCTGAGAGACTTTGGGATACCGATATCTGGCGCTGTGACAACAGTAAGATACAAGAAACATTTTTATGGACTCCCCGCTATAGTTTAAAAGAGGGATTAAATATAACAAAAGAATGGCTCGAAACAGACGAATATCTGTCTAAATATGAAAGTCGTGGATAG
- a CDS encoding class I SAM-dependent methyltransferase, whose product MKHSDKDSVQVFNRDIEANKGYLYTTNASLSSDLANKRLTDAVLELVDFNNKKVLDIGCGDGTFTRDIYRFGRVSQIVGIDPALEAIETAKKNTKKNTDDNISFEVQNACELPFESKSFDIAHIRGVLHHMESPKEALKEALRVAKLTVVVEPNGYNPVLKLLERFSKYHIEHDEKSYSPALLDLWIRQLGADVRTRCYAGLVPFFCPDWMANTLKRMESVVENIPIVKSICCGVYVFTAED is encoded by the coding sequence ATGAAACACTCAGATAAAGACTCCGTGCAGGTATTTAACCGCGATATAGAAGCCAATAAGGGCTACCTCTATACGACAAATGCCTCCTTAAGCAGCGATCTTGCCAATAAACGTCTTACAGATGCCGTGTTAGAGTTGGTGGATTTCAACAACAAAAAAGTCCTTGATATTGGCTGTGGAGACGGCACTTTTACAAGAGATATTTACCGGTTTGGCCGGGTTTCACAAATTGTTGGAATTGATCCAGCCCTTGAGGCAATAGAAACCGCCAAGAAAAACACCAAGAAAAACACCGATGACAATATTAGTTTTGAGGTACAAAACGCTTGTGAGCTTCCGTTTGAATCAAAGAGTTTTGATATTGCACACATTCGTGGGGTGCTGCATCACATGGAAAGCCCAAAAGAGGCGTTAAAAGAGGCTCTGAGAGTGGCAAAGCTGACAGTTGTGGTAGAGCCAAATGGTTATAATCCGGTGTTAAAATTATTGGAGCGGTTTTCAAAATACCATATAGAGCATGATGAGAAATCCTATAGTCCAGCTCTTTTGGATTTGTGGATAAGGCAACTTGGCGCTGACGTCAGAACACGGTGTTATGCCGGTCTTGTCCCGTTTTTTTGCCCTGATTGGATGGCTAACACATTGAAGCGTATGGAAAGCGTAGTTGAAAACATTCCGATAGTTAAATCAATATGCTGCGGCGTGTATGTTTTTACCGCCGAGGATTAA